In Sphingomonas sp. KC8, the sequence GGTGGTCAGATTATCTGGATCAATTGCGCAAGGGGGCGGACATTGTGCCGCTGCGCACAAGTGGCACTTCCTGATTATCAGGATTCATTTCCCCGGGTTTCGTGATGTGGGCTAGGCGCTGCCTATTGAATTTTCCCCGTCTGTTCTCGTAACTTGAGCGCCGGGGATAGGCAGGCCAGCCGACAAGCACGCATCCCACGTGTTTCCCCGCTTCATCTTGGGAGCCGCGAGGGAAGTGGATTGGGCGACGATACCAAGAGAACCAATCCTCTGATGGAGGCAATGCGCACAGCTCCCTTGGGCCGGGCGCAAAAGCAGTTAATCGAACTGCGCGATCATTGGGCGAAACATGGAGTTTCGGATTCACCCATTTGATCGGCCCCCACCGAGTGGTCCGGTTTGATTGTTAGTGCATTGTTGCTTCCGCCGCCATTGCTGACGGTAGGTGGAGCGAAGCGGAACCGGACGGCGGCAATGGCGGTGTCGCACTTTCCGGGGCCGGCGGCCGATAGCCGAGGCTGCTGTGCGGGCGAACGGTGTTGTAATGCCGCCGCCAGGCCTCGATCAGCACCTTGGCCTCGGCGAGGCTGTAGAAGATCTCGCCGTTGAGCAGTTCGTCGCGGAGCGACCCATTGAAGCTTTCGTTATAACCATTCTCCCACGGTGAACCGGGCGCGATATACAAGGTCTTCACGCCGATCTGGGCGAGCCATGTCTGCACGGCAGTGGCGATAAACTCGGCGCCATTGTCCGACCGGATATGAGCCGGTGGTCCCCGCGCGATGAACAGGTCAGCGAGAGCCGCCAGCACATCTTCATGCTTGAGCTGGCGTGCCACGATAAGCGCGAGGCACTCCCGGCTGGCCTCGTCGATAATGGTGAGGATCCGGAACTTGCGCCCGTCATGCGTACGGCCCTCGACGAAGTCGTAGGCCCAGACATGCCCTGGATATTCCGGCCTGAGCCGGATACACGAGCCGTCGTTCAGCCATAACCGGCCCCGCTTTGGCTGGCGCTGTGGCACCTTCAACCCCTCCTTGCGCCAAATCCGCTCAACGCGTTTGCGGTTCACCGTCCAGCCGGCATCGCGCAGCAATGCGGTCACCCGGCGATAGCCGTAGCGGCCGTATTGCTTGGCCAGTGCGATAATGTCCTCGGTGAGCCGCACCTCATCATCCGCCCCGCGCGGCACCTTGCGATGCGTCGACCGATGTTGCCCGAGCACCCGGCATATACGCCGCTCGGACACTGGCAACTCCCGCCGCAACTGATCGATACAGCGTCGCCGCCGCGCGGGGCTCAGAAGTTTCCCCGAGCGGCCTCCTGAAGGATCAGCTTGTCCAGCGTCAGGTCCGAGATCGCCCGGCGAAGCCGCAGATTCTCCTTCTCCAGATCCTTCATCCGCCGCGCCTGGTCGGTCTTCAGACCGCCATATTCCTTGCGCCAGCGGTAGTAGGTTTGCTCGGTGACCGCGATGCGCCGGCAGGCTTCGGCCGTCGTTCCACCCTGCGCCAGCACGATCTCAACTTCACGCAGCTTGCCGATGATCTCTTCCGGCTTGTGCTTCTTGCTCGGCATTCGTCGTCCCTTTCGTGATCCAGACTATCATAGTCGATGGACCACTCAGACGGAGGCAGATCACACTCGCCAGAGGCCCGCCAACGCCTTTGCTGGTGGGCACGGATTAAATCTACTAATTCAGTAGTGATTCCAATATAGTTTTGCTTGGGCGCCCCAAAGACGTGTCACGGCAGTGGTTTAGGTTGCGTCCGGCTGCCGGATCGGCGCGGAATATGGCCCCCGAACATGGCCGCCCCAGCCCCGCGCGACCAGCGAGGTGCCGTCAGCGCGCGCCGAACTCGGTTACCCATGGCAATGATCCATCGGCCACCAGCGTTTCCCGCTTCAGCAATTCCTCCAGCCAGTCTGCAAAGACCGCGAGGCGCCGCGAGAGATGCTGGCGATGGAGATAGAGCAGCGTCATCGCCATCGGTTCCGCGCGATGTCCCGGCATGACTTCAATCAGTTCGCCAGCATCAAGATGAGCCTTCACGTCATAGGCCGGAATCTGGATCAGCCCCAACCCGGCGAGGCAACAGGCGATGCAGGCTTCCGCACTGTTGACGATGACGCTGCCATGCGTCGCCCGCGTCATGATCGCGCCGCCTTCCATCCATTCCCATTCCTCGATCCGCCCCGTCGAAGGTGAGGCGTAGCGAACCGTCCGATGGCTATCGAGGTCCGACGGATCAAGCGGGATGCCATGAGCAGCCAGATAAGCGGGACTGGCCACGTTGATCAGTGGCAGGGCTCCAACGGTGCGGCCGATCAGGCGCGAATCCGCGAGCGTTCCGACACGCACGACGCAATCGACATTTTCCTCGACGAGGTTCACCGCACGATCGGTGACGCCCAGGCTGATCTCAATGTTGGGGTAACGATCGAAGAATGCGGGCAGCGCGGGTGCGACAATGAGCCTGCCGATCCGGCCTGGCACATCGACGCGCAGCAGCCCGCTTGGTCCCGAAACGGCTTCACGAAACAGGCCCTCGACATCTTCGACTTCTGCAATCAGCCGCAGGCAGCGTTCCTGAAGGACAAGGCCATCTTGTGTCGGCGTGACACGCCGCGTTGTTCGGTTCAGCAGCCGCGCGCCCATCCGAGTTTCAAGCTCCTGAATCGCAGCAGATACCGATGAACGCGGCATGCCCAGCATATCCGCCGCACGGGTGAAACTCGCACATTCGACCACGCGCGCAAATATCCTGAACAGGTCGATACGGTCCAATGAGATGCCCGATTGTTCGCTATAACCGACATATCATGTCAGATCGGTCGGCTTTATACCAATAATATGAATTCGTACCTTCTGCGCCACGGAGCCGGATGCTGCTCCATGGGCTTCAGGAGGCACAAGCATGACCGATCACAGTATCAAGGGCAAAACCGTTCTCATCGCTGGCGGCGCGAAGAATCTGGGCGGATTGGTCGCTGCCGATCTGGCCCTCCATGGCGCGCAAGCCATCGCGATTCACTATAACAGCAGCGCGACCGCTGCCGATGCGGAGCAAACGGTTGCCGCGATCAAGGCGGCGGGCGCGCAGGCCCATGCGTTCCAGGCGGACCTGTCCACGGCCGGCGCGATCGAGAAATTATTTGCCGATGCCAAGGCCGCCATGGGCGGGATCGACATCGCGATCAACACCGTCGGCAAAGTGCTGAAGAAGCCGATGGTTGAGATTTCGGAAGACGAATATGACGGCATGACTGCGGTCAATTCGAAGACGGCTTTCTTCTTTCTCAAGGAAGCAGGCCGACAGCTTAACGACAATGGCAAGGTGCTGACGGTCGTTACATCGCTGCTCGGTGCGTTCACGCCTTTCTATGCCGCCTATGCTGGCACGAAGGCACCCGTCGAGCATTTCACGCGTGCAGCTTCCAAGGAATTTGGCGAACGTGGGATTTCAGTGACGGCGATCGGGCCGGGCCCGATGGATACATCCTTCTTCTACCCCGCCGAAGGAGCCGATGCGGTCGCCTATCACAAGACGGCGGCGGCACTGTCCAATTTCTCAAAGACGGGCCTGACCGATATCGAGGATATCGTGCCCTATATCCGCTTCATGGTGTCCGAGGGCTGGTGGATGACCGGCCAGACCATCCTCGTCAACGGGGGCTATACGACGAAGTGAAACGGGAGGGGGCGGGTTCGCCTGCCCCCGCCGATCAATGGCGCCGGACCAGCCACGATACCGATGAGCAACAAAAGATTAACCTTGGCCAATCTATTCTCAATAAATGCAGTGACTTGACGTG encodes:
- a CDS encoding IS3 family transposase (programmed frameshift), whose protein sequence is MPSKKHKPEEIIGKLREVEIVLAQGGTTAEACRRIAVTEQTYYRWRKEYGGLKTDQARRMKDLEKENLRLRRAISDLTLDKLILQEAAPGKLLSPARRRRCIDQLRRELPVSERRICRVLGQHRSTHRKVPRGADDEVRLTEDIIALAKQYGRYGYRRVTALLRDAGWTVNRKRVERIWRKEGLKVPQRQPKRGRLWLNDGSCIRLRPEYPGHVWAYDFVEGRTHDGRKFRILTIIDEASRECLALIVARQLKHEDVLAALADLFIARGPPAHIRSDNGAEFIATAVQTWLAQIGVKTLYIAPGSPWENGYNESFNGSLRDELLNGEIFYSLAEAKVLIEAWRRHYNTVRPHSSLGYRPPAPESATPPLPPSGSASLHLPSAMAAEATMH
- a CDS encoding LysR family transcriptional regulator, encoding MDRIDLFRIFARVVECASFTRAADMLGMPRSSVSAAIQELETRMGARLLNRTTRRVTPTQDGLVLQERCLRLIAEVEDVEGLFREAVSGPSGLLRVDVPGRIGRLIVAPALPAFFDRYPNIEISLGVTDRAVNLVEENVDCVVRVGTLADSRLIGRTVGALPLINVASPAYLAAHGIPLDPSDLDSHRTVRYASPSTGRIEEWEWMEGGAIMTRATHGSVIVNSAEACIACCLAGLGLIQIPAYDVKAHLDAGELIEVMPGHRAEPMAMTLLYLHRQHLSRRLAVFADWLEELLKRETLVADGSLPWVTEFGAR
- a CDS encoding SDR family oxidoreductase, with translation MTDHSIKGKTVLIAGGAKNLGGLVAADLALHGAQAIAIHYNSSATAADAEQTVAAIKAAGAQAHAFQADLSTAGAIEKLFADAKAAMGGIDIAINTVGKVLKKPMVEISEDEYDGMTAVNSKTAFFFLKEAGRQLNDNGKVLTVVTSLLGAFTPFYAAYAGTKAPVEHFTRAASKEFGERGISVTAIGPGPMDTSFFYPAEGADAVAYHKTAAALSNFSKTGLTDIEDIVPYIRFMVSEGWWMTGQTILVNGGYTTK